From a single Miscanthus floridulus cultivar M001 chromosome 8, ASM1932011v1, whole genome shotgun sequence genomic region:
- the LOC136475404 gene encoding uncharacterized protein: MATIPCITVRFPIDAPYSLHRPLQYAAPSPLRKNISVSPPPRPRSKKNSSFVSLSRSLPRPRPFLTLPAPPPLPPRRPFLSPSLSLPISAAAGPRRGGAHPPPPPPPRPSLLAPQGRGDGGTCQGAAPVQRVTAAPCVGPRGSRPGRHIGLGGWRPLLPRCRPRVLRGRLRRRWRQPGHAPARRAGPAATGRPRASSNPRFRGHRTVGPVRCRLAQLPTEAGSVAVSTRRGACVFSASPPFHRASADRTPGMRCHGIRRLPAPADPCCVRPCRWRHPVRAHRLELTRCLCPRNGRVHDSGVVAGRRQCPRLLRRGWCRWSTRLHCFLVLFARTFAPSSLPCFTSL, translated from the exons ATGGCAACCATCCCTTGCATAA CCGTTCGATTCCCGATCGATGCTCCGTATTCGCTCCACCGCCCGCTACAGTACGCCGCCCCCTCCCCCCTCCGCAAAAATATCTCCGTCTCTCCCCCTCCTCGTCCTAGATCGAAAAAAAACTCTTCCTTCGTCTCCCTCTCTCGGTCTCTCCCGAGGCCGCGCCCCTTCCTCACGCTACCCGCGCCTCCGCCGCTTCCGCCCCGTCgtcccttcctctctccctccctctccctgccCATCTCGGCGGCGGCCGGCCCTCGGCGCGGCGGCGcccaccctcctcctcctcctcctcctcgcccctCCCTCCTCGCGCCGCAAGGGCGGGGCGACGGCGGCAcctgccagggtgctgcgccgGTGCAGCGGGTCACCGCGGCGCCCTGCGTCGGCCCTCGCGGCAGCCGTCCTGGGCGACACATCGGCCTAGGTGGCTGGCGCCCGTTGCTTCCGCGATGCCGACCTAGGGTTCTGCGCGGCCGGCTGAGGCGCCGGTGGAGGCAACCCGGCCATGCCCCAGCGCGGCGCGCGGGCCCCGCCGCGACAGGACGGCCGCGGGCAAGCTCAAACCCTAGGTTCCGCGGTCACCGTACTGTGGGGCCCGTCCGCTGTCGCCTTGCTCAGCTCCCGACGGAGGCGGGATCCGTTGCCGTCTCCACGCGCCGGGGGGCCTGCGTCTTCTCCGCCTCACCGCCGTTTCACCGTGCCTCCGCCGACCGCACCCCCGGCATGCGGTGCCACGGCATCCGTCGGCTGCCAGCGCCGGCGGATCCCTGCTGCGTGCGGCCATGTAGGTGGCGCCACCCTGTGCGAGCGCACCGGCTCGAGCTCACCCGGTGTCTGTGCCCCCGAAACGGCCGTGTGCACGACAGCGGTGTTGTAGCAGGGCGCCGTCAGTGCCCGCGGCTCCTCCGCAGGGGCTGGTGCAGGTGGTCTACACGGCTCCACTGTTTCCTCGTGTTGTTCGCTCGCACATTCGCTCCCAGCTCCCTCCCTTGTTTTACCTCTCTTTAA
- the LOC136476493 gene encoding uncharacterized protein isoform X1 has product MGEEEMGNPDDQSGPGKYKLSVVLDDFTWKREDDTSFKVDDGEFNLGRDIDITTFAWRRLWNELEGHATIPSDVDIEVKMWKCKDMKVKTRDDLVFPHDSNFEGQDIVLHIKVVEKTGMDMSVGDIDAGTKRRKIDEITSKKTRKKSSKEKRQKTQASVSKQLSEACGLVNQRLICYANLVFQCYSFTEPLVSYLFRDDYGEDCGVSSKCFLCDLRRLIEDARTEEIIDPKDLTRHIKDLRGEFNKVGQQQDPHEFVIATNKLMETSSKKHG; this is encoded by the exons atgggagaagaagaaatgGGAAACCCGGATGACCAATCGGGGCCGGG GAAATATAAACTGAGTGTTGTATTGGATGACTTCACTTGGAAGCGTGAAGACGACACATCTTTCAAGGTGGATGACGGTGAATTCAACCTTGGGAGAGACATCGACATCACAACATTCGCTTGGAGAAGGCTCTGGAATGAATTGGAGGGCCATGCTACGATTCCTAGTGACGTGGATATTGAAGTCAAGATGTGGAAATGTAAAGATATGAAGGTCAAGACTCGCGATGATTTAGTATTTCCACATGATTCAAACTTTGAGGGACAAGATATTGTCCTCCATATCAAGGTGGTGGAGAAAACTGGAATG GACATGAGTGTTGGGGATATTGATGCAGGCACAAAG AGGCGAAAAATCGATGAGATAACAAGTAAGAAGACTAGAAAGAAGAGTTCTAAAG AAAAAAGACAAAAAACACAAGCCAGTGTATCGAAGCAGCTATCAGAGGCTTGTGGGCTTGTCAATCAACGTTTGAT ATGTTATGCAAATTTGGTATTCCAATGCTATTCATTTACAGAACCACTTGTCTCATATTTGTTTAGGGATGACTACGGAGAAGATT GTGGTGTGAGTAGCAAGTGCTTCTTGTGTGACCTACGCCGCCTTATCGAAGATGCAAGGACAGAAGAAATTATAGATCCCAAAGATCTTACTCGTCATATCAAAGACCTTCGAGGAGAATTCAACAAGGTTGGCCAACAACAGGACCCACATGAATTTGTAAT TGCAACAAATAAACTCATGGAGACAAGTTCAAAGAAGCATGGATAG
- the LOC136476493 gene encoding uncharacterized protein isoform X2 produces MGEEEMGNPDDQSGPGKYKLSVVLDDFTWKREDDTSFKVDDGEFNLGRDIDITTFAWRRLWNELEGHATIPSDVDIEVKMWKCKDMKVKTRDDLVFPHDSNFEGQDIVLHIKVVEKTGMDMSVGDIDAGTKRRKIDEITSKKTRKKSSKGGVSSKCFLCDLRRLIEDARTEEIIDPKDLTRHIKDLRGEFNKVGQQQDPHEFVIATNKLMETSSKKHG; encoded by the exons atgggagaagaagaaatgGGAAACCCGGATGACCAATCGGGGCCGGG GAAATATAAACTGAGTGTTGTATTGGATGACTTCACTTGGAAGCGTGAAGACGACACATCTTTCAAGGTGGATGACGGTGAATTCAACCTTGGGAGAGACATCGACATCACAACATTCGCTTGGAGAAGGCTCTGGAATGAATTGGAGGGCCATGCTACGATTCCTAGTGACGTGGATATTGAAGTCAAGATGTGGAAATGTAAAGATATGAAGGTCAAGACTCGCGATGATTTAGTATTTCCACATGATTCAAACTTTGAGGGACAAGATATTGTCCTCCATATCAAGGTGGTGGAGAAAACTGGAATG GACATGAGTGTTGGGGATATTGATGCAGGCACAAAG AGGCGAAAAATCGATGAGATAACAAGTAAGAAGACTAGAAAGAAGAGTTCTAAAG GTGGTGTGAGTAGCAAGTGCTTCTTGTGTGACCTACGCCGCCTTATCGAAGATGCAAGGACAGAAGAAATTATAGATCCCAAAGATCTTACTCGTCATATCAAAGACCTTCGAGGAGAATTCAACAAGGTTGGCCAACAACAGGACCCACATGAATTTGTAAT TGCAACAAATAAACTCATGGAGACAAGTTCAAAGAAGCATGGATAG